One Anaerotignum faecicola genomic region harbors:
- the fusA gene encoding elongation factor G (EF-G; promotes GTP-dependent translocation of the ribosome during translation; many organisms have multiple copies of this gene) — EDPTFRAKTNQETGQVIISGMGELHLEIIVDRLLREFNVEANVGAPQVAYKETFTKAVDVDSKYAKQSGGRGQYGHCKVHFEPMDANAEELFKLDSTVVGGAIPKEYIPAVGEGIEEASKCGILGGFPVLGVHATVYDGSYHEVDSSEMAFHIAGSMAFKD; from the coding sequence AGAGGACCCGACCTTCAGAGCGAAGACAAACCAGGAGACCGGTCAGGTTATTATTTCCGGTATGGGCGAGCTTCATCTGGAGATCATTGTAGACCGTCTGCTGCGTGAGTTCAACGTAGAAGCTAACGTAGGTGCTCCTCAGGTTGCTTACAAGGAGACATTTACAAAGGCTGTTGACGTAGACAGCAAGTATGCGAAGCAGTCCGGTGGACGTGGACAGTACGGACACTGTAAGGTTCACTTTGAGCCGATGGATGCCAACGCAGAAGAACTGTTTAAGTTAGATTCCACCGTTGTCGGCGGTGCTATTCCGAAGGAATATATCCCGGCAGTCGGTGAAGGTATTGAGGAAGCTTCCAAGTGCGGTATTCTTGGCGGATTCCCTGTACTGGGTGTTCATGCAACCGTATATGACGGTTCCTACCATGAGGTAGACTCCAGTGAAATGGCATTCCACATCGCCGGTTCCATGGCGTTCAAGGATG